The following proteins come from a genomic window of Streptococcus pneumoniae:
- a CDS encoding peptide chain release factor 3, translating to MNIQEEIKKRRTFAIISHPDAGKTTITEQLLYFGGEIRDAGTVKGKKTGTFAKSDWMDIEKQRGISVTSSVMQFDYDGKRVNILDTPGHEDFSEDTYRTLMAVDAAVMVVDSAKGIEAQTKKLFEVVKHRGIPVFTFMNKLDRDGREPLDLLQELEEILGIASYPMNWPIGMGKAFEGLYDLYNQRLELYKGDERFASLEDGDKLFGSNPFYEQVKDDIELLNEAGNEFSEEAILAGELTPVFFGSALTNFGVQTFLEIFLKFAPEPHGHKKTDGEIVDPYDKDFSGFVFKIQANMDPRHRDRIAFVRIVSGEFERGMSVNLPRTGKGAKLSNVTQFMAESRENVTNAVAGDIIGVYDTGTYQVGDTLTVGKNKFEFEPLPTFTPEIFMKVSAKNVMKQKSFHKGIEQLVQEGAVQLYKNYQTGEYMLGAVGQLQFEVFKHRMESEYNAEVVMNPMGKKTVRWIKPEDLDERMSSSRNILAKDRFDQPVFLFENDFALRWFADKYPDVELEEKM from the coding sequence ATGAATATTCAAGAAGAAATTAAGAAACGTCGTACCTTTGCCATTATCTCCCACCCGGACGCGGGGAAAACAACCATCACTGAGCAGTTACTCTACTTTGGGGGTGAGATTCGTGATGCTGGTACGGTAAAAGGGAAGAAAACAGGGACTTTTGCTAAATCTGACTGGATGGATATCGAGAAGCAACGTGGGATTTCTGTTACTTCATCTGTTATGCAATTTGACTACGACGGCAAGCGCGTGAATATCTTAGACACGCCAGGGCACGAGGACTTCTCAGAAGATACCTATCGTACCTTGATGGCGGTGGATGCTGCGGTCATGGTCGTGGACTCTGCCAAGGGGATCGAGGCTCAAACAAAGAAATTGTTTGAGGTTGTGAAACATCGTGGCATTCCAGTCTTTACCTTTATGAACAAGTTGGATCGTGACGGTCGTGAGCCTTTGGATCTCTTGCAAGAATTGGAAGAAATCTTGGGCATTGCTAGCTACCCTATGAACTGGCCTATCGGGATGGGGAAAGCCTTTGAGGGCTTGTATGACCTCTATAACCAACGTTTAGAGCTTTACAAAGGGGATGAGCGTTTTGCTAGCCTAGAAGATGGAGACAAACTTTTTGGTAGCAATCCTTTCTACGAGCAAGTCAAGGATGACATTGAGCTTTTAAATGAAGCTGGGAATGAGTTTTCAGAGGAAGCTATTCTGGCTGGAGAATTGACGCCTGTCTTTTTCGGTTCAGCCCTGACAAACTTTGGTGTGCAGACCTTCCTTGAAATCTTCCTCAAGTTTGCTCCAGAACCACATGGTCACAAGAAAACAGACGGTGAAATTGTGGATCCTTATGACAAGGATTTCTCAGGCTTTGTCTTTAAAATCCAAGCCAACATGGATCCTCGTCACCGTGACCGTATTGCCTTTGTCCGTATCGTATCAGGCGAATTTGAGCGTGGCATGAGTGTCAATCTCCCTCGTACTGGTAAGGGTGCCAAACTATCTAATGTTACCCAGTTTATGGCGGAGAGTCGTGAGAATGTGACCAATGCCGTGGCAGGTGATATTATCGGGGTTTACGATACCGGTACTTATCAGGTTGGGGATACCTTGACGGTTGGAAAAAACAAGTTTGAATTTGAACCACTGCCAACCTTTACTCCTGAAATTTTCATGAAAGTTTCTGCTAAGAATGTTATGAAGCAAAAATCCTTCCACAAGGGGATTGAGCAATTGGTGCAAGAAGGAGCCGTTCAGCTTTATAAGAATTACCAAACAGGTGAGTACATGCTAGGCGCTGTAGGTCAACTCCAGTTTGAAGTCTTTAAACACCGCATGGAAAGCGAGTACAATGCGGAAGTAGTTATGAACCCAATGGGTAAAAAGACCGTTCGTTGGATCAAGCCTGAGGACTTGGATGAACGGATGTCGTCAAGTCGCAATATCTTAGCCAAAGACCGTTTTGACCAACCAGTCTTTCTCTTTGAAAATGACTTTGCCCTCCGCTGGTTTGCGGACAAGTATCCAGACGTAGAGTTAGAGGAGAAGATGTGA
- the gatC gene encoding Asp-tRNA(Asn)/Glu-tRNA(Gln) amidotransferase subunit GatC: MKITQEEVTHVANLSKLRFSEKETAAFATTLSKIVDMVELLGEVDTTGVAPTTTMADRKTVLRPDVAEEGTDRDRLFKNVPEQDNYYIKVPAILDDGGDA; encoded by the coding sequence ATGAAAATTACGCAAGAAGAGGTAACACACGTTGCCAATCTTTCAAAATTAAGATTCTCTGAAAAAGAAACTGCTGCCTTTGCGACCACCTTGTCTAAGATTGTTGACATGGTTGAATTGCTGGGCGAAGTTGACACAACTGGTGTCGCACCTACTACGACTATGGCTGACCGCAAGACTGTACTCCGCCCTGATGTGGCCGAAGAAGGAACAGACCGTGATCGCTTGTTTAAAAACGTACCTGAACAAGACAACTACTATATCAAGGTGCCAGCTATCCTAGACGATGGAGGAGATGCCTAA
- the gatA gene encoding Asp-tRNA(Asn)/Glu-tRNA(Gln) amidotransferase subunit GatA has translation MTFNNKTIEELHNLLVSKEISATELTQATLENIKSREEALNSFVTIAEEQALVQAKAIDEAGIDADNVLSGIPLAVKDNISTDGILTTAASKMLYNYEPIFDATAVANAKTKGMIVVGKTNMDEFAMGGSGETSHYGATKNAWDHSKVPGGSSSGSAAAVASGQVRLSLGSDTGGSIRQPAAFNGIVGLKPTYGTVSRFGLIAFGSSLDQIGPFAPTVKENALLLNAIASEDAKDSTSAPVRIADFTSKIGQDIKGMKIALPKEYLGEGINPEVKETILNAAKHFEKLGAIVEEVSLPHSKYGVAVYYIIASSEASSNLQRFDGIRYGYRAEDATNLDEIYVNSRSQGFGEEVKRRIMLGTFSLSSGYYDAYYKKAGQVRTLIIQDFEKVFADYDLILGPTAPSVAYDLDSLNHDPVAMYLADLLTIPVNLAGLPGISIPAGFSQGLPVGLQLIGPKYSEETIYQAAAAFEATTDYHKQQPVIFGGDN, from the coding sequence ATGACTTTTAACAATAAAACTATTGAAGAGTTGCACAATCTCCTTGTCTCTAAGGAAATTTCTGCAACAGAATTGACCCAAGCAACACTTGAAAATATCAAGTCTCGTGAGGAAGCCCTCAATTCATTTGTCACCATCGCTGAGGAGCAAGCTCTTGTTCAAGCTAAAGCCATTGATGAAGCTGGAATTGATGCTGACAATGTCCTTTCAGGAATTCCACTTGCTGTTAAGGATAACATCTCTACAGACGGTATTCTCACAACTGCTGCCTCAAAAATGCTCTACAACTATGAGCCAATCTTTGATGCGACAGCTGTTGCCAATGCAAAAACCAAAGGCATGATTGTCGTTGGAAAGACCAACATGGACGAATTTGCTATGGGTGGTTCAGGTGAAACTTCACACTACGGAGCAACTAAAAACGCTTGGGACCACAGCAAGGTTCCTGGTGGGTCATCAAGTGGTTCTGCCGCAGCTGTAGCCTCAGGACAAGTTCGCTTGTCACTTGGTTCTGATACTGGTGGTTCCATCCGCCAACCTGCTGCCTTCAACGGAATCGTTGGTCTCAAACCAACCTACGGAACAGTTTCACGTTTCGGTCTCATTGCCTTTGGTAGCTCATTAGACCAGATTGGACCTTTTGCTCCTACTGTTAAGGAAAATGCCCTCTTGCTCAACGCTATTGCCAGCGAAGATGCTAAAGACTCTACTTCTGCTCCTGTCCGCATCGCCGACTTTACTTCAAAAATCGGCCAAGACATCAAGGGTATGAAAATCGCTTTGCCTAAGGAATACCTCGGTGAAGGAATTAACCCAGAGGTTAAGGAAACCATTCTAAATGCCGCTAAACACTTTGAAAAATTGGGTGCTATTGTCGAAGAAGTCAGCCTTCCTCACTCTAAATACGGAGTTGCCGTATACTACATCATCGCTTCATCAGAAGCTTCATCAAACTTGCAACGCTTCGACGGTATCCGTTACGGCTATCGCGCAGAAGATGCAACCAACCTTGATGAAATCTATGTAAACAGCCGAAGCCAAGGTTTTGGTGAAGAAGTGAAGCGCCGTATCATGCTGGGTACTTTCAGTCTTTCATCAGGTTACTACGATGCCTACTATAAGAAGGCTGGACAGGTCCGTACACTTATCATTCAAGATTTCGAAAAAGTCTTCGCGGATTACGATTTGATTTTGGGTCCAACTGCTCCAAGTGTTGCCTATGACTTGGATTCTCTCAACCATGACCCAGTTGCCATGTACTTAGCCGACCTATTGACCATACCTGTAAACTTGGCAGGACTGCCTGGAATTTCGATTCCTGCTGGATTCTCTCAAGGTCTACCTGTCGGACTCCAATTGATTGGTCCCAAGTACTCTGAGGAAACCATTTACCAAGCTGCTGCTGCTTTTGAAGCAACAACAGACTACCACAAACAACAACCCGTGATTTTTGGAGGTGACAACTAA
- the gatB gene encoding Asp-tRNA(Asn)/Glu-tRNA(Gln) amidotransferase subunit GatB: MNFETVIGLEVHVELNTNSKIFSPTSAHFGNDQNANTNVIDWSFPGVLPVLNKGVVDAGIKAALALNMDIHKKMHFDRKNYFYPDNPKAYQISQFDEPIGYNGWIEVKLEDGTTKKIGIERAHLEEDAGKNIHGTDGYSYVDLNRQGVPLIEIVSEADMRSPEEAYAYLTALKEVIQYAGISDVKMEEGSMRVDANISLRPYGQEKFGTKTELKNLNSFSNVRKGLEYEVQRQAEILRSGGQIRQETRRYDEANKTTILMRVKEGAADYRYFPEPDLPLFEISDEWIEEMRTELPEFPKERRARYVSDLGLSDYDASQLTANKVTSDFFEKAVALGGDAKQVSNWLQGEVAQFLNAEGKTLEQIELTPENLVEMITIIEDGTISSKIAKKVFVHLAKNGGGAREYVEKAGMVQISDPAILIPIIHQVFADNEAAVADFKSGKRNADKAFTGFLMKATKGQANPQVALKLLAQELAKLKEN; this comes from the coding sequence ATGAACTTTGAAACAGTCATCGGACTTGAAGTCCACGTAGAGCTCAACACCAATTCAAAAATCTTCTCACCTACTTCTGCCCACTTTGGAAATGACCAAAATGCCAACACTAACGTGATTGACTGGTCTTTCCCAGGAGTTCTACCAGTTCTCAATAAAGGGGTTGTTGATGCCGGTATCAAGGCTGCTCTTGCCCTCAACATGGACATCCACAAAAAGATGCACTTTGACCGCAAGAACTACTTCTATCCTGATAACCCCAAAGCCTACCAAATTTCTCAATTTGATGAACCAATCGGATATAATGGCTGGATTGAAGTCAAACTAGAAGACGGTACGACCAAGAAAATCGGTATCGAACGTGCCCACCTAGAGGAAGACGCTGGTAAAAACATCCATGGTACAGATGGCTACTCTTATGTTGACCTCAACCGCCAAGGGGTTCCCTTGATTGAGATTGTATCTGAGGCAGATATGCGTTCGCCAGAGGAGGCCTATGCTTATCTGACAGCCCTCAAGGAAGTTATCCAGTACGCTGGCATTTCTGACGTTAAGATGGAAGAAGGTTCTATGCGTGTGGATGCCAACATCTCCCTTCGCCCTTATGGTCAAGAAAAATTCGGTACCAAGACTGAATTGAAGAACCTCAACTCCTTCTCAAACGTTCGTAAAGGTCTTGAATACGAAGTCCAACGCCAGGCTGAAATTCTTCGCTCAGGTGGTCAAATCCGCCAAGAAACACGCCGTTACGATGAAGCTAACAAAACAACCATCCTCATGCGTGTCAAGGAAGGGGCTGCTGACTACCGCTACTTCCCAGAACCAGACCTACCCCTCTTTGAAATTTCTGACGAGTGGATTGAGGAAATGCGGACTGAGTTGCCAGAGTTTCCAAAAGAACGTCGTGCGCGTTATGTATCTGACCTTGGTTTATCAGACTACGATGCTAGTCAGTTGACTGCTAATAAAGTCACTTCTGACTTCTTTGAAAAAGCTGTTGCCCTAGGTGGTGATGCCAAACAAGTCTCTAACTGGCTCCAAGGGGAAGTCGCTCAGTTCTTGAATGCTGAAGGTAAAACACTGGAACAAATCGAATTGACACCAGAAAACTTGGTTGAAATGATTACCATCATCGAAGACGGTACTATTTCATCTAAGATTGCCAAGAAAGTCTTTGTCCATCTAGCTAAAAATGGCGGTGGCGCGCGTGAATACGTGGAAAAAGCAGGTATGGTTCAAATTTCAGATCCAGCTATCTTGATCCCAATCATCCACCAAGTCTTTGCCGATAACGAAGCTGCTGTTGCCGACTTCAAGTCAGGCAAACGTAACGCCGACAAGGCCTTTACAGGATTCCTTATGAAGGCAACCAAAGGCCAAGCCAACCCACAAGTTGCCCTTAAACTACTTGCACAGGAATTGGCGAAGTTGAAAGAAAACTAG
- a CDS encoding 2,3-butanediol dehydrogenase translates to MATMKAARWHAAKDVRIQEIEVPEVLPHQVKVAVKFTGICGTDLHEFLDGPIFIPTDEHVYSGQKAPVTLGHEFSGEIIEVGSDVTRVKVGDRVAVEPILAKNNLVGDYNLDPNLNFVGLAADGGFAKYCVLDGDLVHVIPDSLSYEQAALTEPAAVAVYAVRQSSLKAGDTAVVFGLGPIGLLIVEALRAAGASKIYAVELSPERQAKAEELGAIVVRPEEGETAVEAIHRLTNGGVDVSYEVTGVPVVLGQALAAVHKAGECMVVSIWEREANINPNEFAIQEKTLKGIIAYRHIFPKVLELMEQGYFSAEKLVTKKIKLENIVEEGFIELTQDKSQIKILVEPE, encoded by the coding sequence ATGGCTACAATGAAGGCAGCTCGCTGGCATGCAGCGAAAGATGTTCGTATTCAAGAAATAGAAGTTCCTGAAGTACTTCCGCACCAAGTAAAAGTTGCAGTTAAGTTCACAGGAATTTGTGGTACTGACCTCCATGAATTTTTAGATGGACCTATCTTTATCCCAACAGATGAGCACGTCTATTCTGGTCAAAAAGCACCGGTAACACTGGGACATGAATTTTCTGGTGAAATCATAGAAGTCGGAAGCGATGTTACCCGTGTTAAAGTTGGTGATCGTGTTGCTGTGGAACCAATTCTAGCTAAAAATAACTTAGTTGGTGATTATAATTTGGATCCAAACCTTAATTTTGTCGGTTTGGCTGCAGACGGTGGATTTGCCAAATATTGTGTTTTAGACGGTGACTTAGTACATGTCATTCCAGATAGCTTGAGCTATGAGCAAGCTGCTCTTACTGAACCCGCTGCTGTTGCAGTCTATGCTGTTCGTCAATCTTCTTTGAAGGCTGGCGATACAGCTGTTGTCTTTGGTTTAGGCCCGATTGGTCTATTAATTGTAGAAGCTCTTCGTGCAGCTGGTGCTTCTAAGATTTATGCTGTTGAACTATCACCTGAACGTCAAGCAAAAGCTGAAGAGTTAGGAGCTATCGTTGTCCGTCCGGAAGAAGGTGAAACAGCTGTTGAAGCTATTCATCGTTTAACAAACGGTGGTGTAGATGTTTCTTATGAAGTAACGGGTGTGCCAGTAGTTTTAGGACAAGCCTTAGCTGCCGTACATAAAGCAGGTGAGTGCATGGTGGTCTCTATCTGGGAACGAGAAGCAAATATTAATCCGAATGAATTTGCAATCCAAGAAAAGACACTAAAAGGAATCATCGCTTATCGTCATATCTTCCCTAAAGTATTAGAATTGATGGAACAAGGCTACTTCTCTGCTGAAAAATTAGTTACTAAGAAAATTAAATTGGAAAATATCGTCGAAGAAGGCTTTATCGAATTAACTCAAGATAAGTCACAAATTAAAATTTTGGTAGAACCAGAATAA
- the efp gene encoding elongation factor P: MIEASKLKAGMTFETADGKLIRVLEASHHKPGKGNTIMRMKLRDVRTGSTFDTSYRPEEKFEQAIIETVPAQYLYKMDDTAYFMNTETYDQYEIPVVNVENELLYILENSDVKIQFYGTEVIGVTVPTTVELTVAETQPSIKGATVTGSGKPATMETGLVVNVPDFIEAGQKLVINTAEGTYVSRA, encoded by the coding sequence ATGATTGAAGCAAGTAAATTAAAAGCTGGTATGACCTTTGAAACAGCTGACGGCAAATTGATTCGCGTTTTGGAAGCTAGTCACCACAAACCAGGTAAAGGAAACACGATCATGCGTATGAAATTGCGTGATGTCCGTACTGGTTCTACATTTGACACAAGCTACCGTCCAGAGGAAAAATTTGAACAAGCTATTATCGAGACTGTCCCAGCTCAATACTTGTACAAAATGGATGACACAGCATACTTCATGAATACAGAAACTTACGACCAGTACGAAATCCCTGTAGTCAATGTTGAAAACGAATTGCTTTACATCCTTGAAAACTCTGATGTGAAAATCCAATTCTACGGAACTGAAGTGATCGGTGTCACCGTTCCTACTACTGTTGAGTTGACAGTTGCTGAAACTCAACCATCTATCAAAGGTGCTACTGTTACAGGTTCTGGTAAACCAGCAACGATGGAAACTGGACTTGTCGTAAACGTTCCAGACTTCATCGAAGCAGGACAAAAACTCGTTATCAACACTGCAGAAGGAACTTACGTTTCTCGTGCCTAA
- a CDS encoding Asp23/Gls24 family envelope stress response protein produces the protein MGIEEQLGEIVIAPRVLEKIIAIATAKVEGVHSFSNRSVSDTLSKLSLGRGIYLKNVDEELTADIYLYLEYGVKVPKVAVAIQKAVKDAVRNMADVELAAINIHVAGIVPDKTPKPELKDLFDEDFLND, from the coding sequence ATGGGAATTGAAGAACAACTTGGCGAAATCGTTATCGCCCCACGTGTACTTGAAAAAATCATTGCTATCGCTACTGCAAAGGTAGAGGGTGTTCACTCTTTTTCAAACAGATCAGTGTCTGATACCCTTTCAAAACTTTCACTCGGCCGTGGCATTTATCTTAAAAACGTGGACGAAGAACTCACAGCAGATATCTATCTCTACCTTGAGTACGGAGTAAAAGTTCCTAAGGTAGCGGTTGCTATCCAGAAAGCTGTCAAAGATGCCGTCCGTAATATGGCTGATGTAGAACTCGCTGCTATCAATATTCACGTTGCAGGTATCGTCCCAGATAAAACACCAAAACCAGAATTGAAAGATCTATTTGACGAGGACTTCCTCAATGACTAG
- the nusB gene encoding transcription antitermination factor NusB, which produces MTSPLLESRRQLRKCAFQALMSLEFGTDVETACRFAYTHDREDTDVQLPAFLIDLVSGVQAKKEELDKQITQHLKAGWTIERLTLVERNLLRLGVFEITSFDTPQLVAVNEAIELAKDFSDQKSARFINGLLSQFVTEEQ; this is translated from the coding sequence ATGACTAGTCCACTATTAGAATCTAGACGCCAACTCCGTAAATGCGCTTTTCAAGCTCTCATGAGCCTTGAGTTCGGTACGGATGTCGAAACTGCTTGTCGTTTCGCCTATACTCATGATCGTGAAGATACGGATGTACAACTTCCAGCCTTTTTGATAGACCTCGTTTCTGGTGTTCAAGCTAAAAAGGAAGAACTAGATAAGCAAATCACTCAGCATTTAAAAGCAGGTTGGACCATTGAACGCTTAACGCTCGTGGAGAGAAACCTCCTTCGCTTGGGAGTCTTTGAAATCACTTCATTTGACACTCCTCAGCTGGTTGCTGTTAATGAAGCTATCGAGCTTGCAAAGGACTTCTCCGATCAAAAATCTGCCCGTTTTATCAATGGACTGCTCAGCCAGTTTGTAACAGAAGAACAATAA
- a CDS encoding CPBP family intramembrane glutamic endopeptidase — MDVILSAIIFGISHLILSHRDPISLLYYSLIGFFFALVYRSTDNLRLTILCHSFFNFLNHAKPIWIFVYNYIYYHFFR, encoded by the coding sequence TTGGATGTTATCCTATCTGCTATCATCTTTGGGATTAGCCATTTGATACTATCTCACAGAGATCCAATTAGTTTATTATATTATAGTCTGATTGGTTTCTTTTTTGCCCTTGTTTATCGTTCTACCGACAATCTGAGATTAACGATTCTCTGCCATAGTTTTTTTAACTTTCTCAATCATGCAAAACCTATCTGGATTTTTGTTTACAATTATATCTATTATCATTTTTTTAGATAG
- the briC gene encoding biofilm-regulating peptide BriC, with protein sequence MTGTNTFTVLSTEDLEQTSGGLAVWEDGYSRWLYYREFAPYMRQGALNSYIDAWKYGFRAG encoded by the coding sequence ATGACAGGTACAAATACATTTACAGTTCTTTCAACTGAGGACTTGGAGCAAACTTCAGGTGGTCTTGCTGTTTGGGAAGATGGATATAGTAGATGGTTATATTATAGAGAATTTGCTCCCTATATGAGGCAAGGGGCACTTAATTCTTATATAGATGCTTGGAAGTACGGCTTCCGAGCAGGGTAA
- a CDS encoding acetyl-CoA carboxylase carboxyl transferase subunit alpha, with protein MNIAKIVREAREQSRLTTLDFATGIFDEFIQLHGDRSFRDDGAVVGGIGWLGDQAVTVVGIQKGKSLQDNLKRNFGQPHPEGYRKALRLMKQAEKFGRPVVTFINTAGAYPGVGAEERGQGEAIARNLMEMSDLKVPIIAIIIGEGGSGGALALAVADRVWMLENSIYAILSPEGFASILWKDGTRAMEAAELMKITSHELLEMDVVDKVISEIGLSSKELIKSVKKELQTELARLSQKPLEELLEERYQRFRKY; from the coding sequence ATGAATATTGCAAAAATAGTCAGAGAAGCGCGTGAGCAGAGTCGCTTGACAACCTTGGACTTTGCGACAGGCATTTTTGATGAATTTATCCAATTACATGGTGACCGTTCTTTTCGTGATGATGGTGCAGTTGTTGGTGGTATTGGTTGGCTTGGAGATCAAGCTGTAACAGTGGTTGGTATCCAAAAAGGCAAGAGTTTGCAAGACAACCTCAAACGGAATTTTGGCCAACCACATCCAGAAGGCTACCGAAAGGCACTGCGGTTGATGAAACAGGCTGAGAAATTTGGCCGTCCAGTTGTGACCTTTATCAATACAGCAGGTGCTTATCCTGGTGTCGGAGCGGAAGAACGTGGTCAAGGGGAAGCTATCGCTCGCAATCTCATGGAAATGAGTGACCTGAAAGTTCCTATTATCGCCATTATTATCGGTGAAGGTGGTTCAGGCGGGGCTCTGGCTCTAGCTGTCGCGGACCGTGTCTGGATGCTGGAAAATTCTATCTATGCCATTCTCAGTCCAGAAGGCTTTGCTTCCATTTTATGGAAGGACGGTACTCGCGCTATGGAAGCAGCAGAACTGATGAAAATCACTTCGCATGAACTGTTAGAAATGGACGTGGTAGATAAGGTGATTTCTGAAATAGGACTTTCTAGTAAAGAACTGATTAAGAGTGTCAAAAAAGAACTCCAAACAGAGCTGGCTAGACTTTCACAAAAACCGCTAGAAGAGTTGCTGGAAGAACGCTATCAACGATTTAGAAAATACTAA
- the accD gene encoding acetyl-CoA carboxylase, carboxyltransferase subunit beta, giving the protein MALFSKKDKYIRINPNRSVREKPQAKPEVPDELFSQCPGCKHTIYQKDLGSERICPHCSYTFRISAQERLALTIDMGTFKELFTGIESKDPLHFPGYQKKLASMREKTGLHEAVVTGTALIKGQTVALGIMDSNFIMASMGTVVGEKITRLFEYATVEKLPVVLFTASGGARMQEGIMSLMQMAKISAAVKRHSNVGLFYLTILTDPTTGGVTASFAMEGDIILAEPQSLVGFAGRRVIENTVRESLPEDFQKAEFLLEHGFVDAIVKRRDLPDTIASLVRLHGGSPR; this is encoded by the coding sequence ATGGCTCTATTTAGTAAAAAAGATAAGTATATTCGAATCAATCCCAATCGTTCGGTTAGGGAAAAACCTCAAGCTAAGCCAGAGGTTCCAGATGAATTATTTTCCCAGTGTCCAGGCTGTAAGCATACCATCTATCAGAAGGATCTGGGAAGTGAACGTATCTGTCCGCACTGTAGCTATACCTTTCGTATTTCTGCCCAAGAACGCTTGGCTTTGACGATTGATATGGGAACCTTCAAAGAATTGTTTACAGGGATTGAAAGCAAGGATCCCTTGCATTTCCCTGGTTACCAAAAGAAACTGGCATCTATGCGTGAAAAAACAGGTCTGCATGAAGCCGTTGTGACAGGAACTGCTCTTATTAAAGGTCAGACTGTGGCTCTTGGGATTATGGATTCTAACTTTATCATGGCTTCTATGGGTACGGTTGTAGGTGAAAAAATCACTCGTTTGTTTGAGTATGCGACTGTCGAAAAATTGCCAGTTGTCCTATTCACAGCCTCTGGTGGAGCCCGTATGCAGGAAGGAATCATGAGTCTCATGCAGATGGCTAAGATCTCTGCGGCGGTTAAACGCCATTCAAATGTTGGTCTCTTTTACCTGACCATTTTGACAGATCCAACGACTGGTGGTGTGACAGCTTCTTTCGCTATGGAAGGCGATATCATTCTGGCTGAACCACAGAGCTTGGTTGGTTTTGCTGGGCGTCGTGTGATTGAAAATACGGTTCGTGAAAGCTTGCCTGAGGATTTCCAAAAGGCAGAATTCCTATTAGAACATGGCTTTGTGGATGCTATTGTCAAAAGAAGAGACTTACCAGATACGATTGCTAGCCTAGTCAGATTGCATGGAGGGAGTCCTAGATGA